In one Variovorax sp. PBL-H6 genomic region, the following are encoded:
- a CDS encoding Fic family protein, translating into MKKTTTVLDDTLVLYAELSSAQVRTAQRRLAAGDLKLVAKGFATSLPEGDWEALVARHRTRVLAAFFPGTVVSFRTAFDGGSPSKGTVFLVGTYRRTVELPGLTVEVWKGPPPQAGDGQMMGRPIYFASEPRMLLENLSPSRGESRRSVGAEAVERRLLDICHSRGEEALSQLRERARELVPELGLEDEFSQLDGLVGSILNSRPSVLTTREGKALTAAIPYDSARLELFENFAQRLRAVPLPIPASSLTTDRARRNFAFLESYFSNFIEGTEFAVEEARGFVLEGVPVVARPKDSHDIIGVFEQALSPTWSTLTLPAGEPVLEQLRARHKKQMENRPEVGPGEFKLVANRAGNTEFVLPPLVRGTLVEGSKLLLSVPEGTARALLAMFLVAEVHPFNDGNGRLARLVMNAELSAVDGCRIIVPTLYREEYLDCLRVLTREGDPAPFIKVMCHIHDWTSRFSYDDIDQVISDMRRCNAFERSRNQFELLMP; encoded by the coding sequence ATGAAAAAAACGACAACGGTACTGGACGACACCCTCGTTCTGTACGCGGAGCTCTCGTCAGCGCAGGTGCGAACTGCTCAACGGCGACTCGCGGCGGGGGACCTGAAGCTTGTGGCCAAGGGCTTCGCAACCTCCTTGCCCGAGGGTGACTGGGAAGCCCTGGTCGCACGTCACCGAACCCGTGTGCTGGCCGCGTTCTTCCCCGGCACCGTCGTGAGCTTTCGAACCGCGTTCGACGGCGGTAGCCCGAGCAAGGGCACCGTCTTCCTGGTGGGCACGTACCGCCGCACCGTAGAGCTGCCCGGCCTTACGGTAGAGGTCTGGAAGGGACCGCCGCCGCAGGCTGGCGATGGCCAGATGATGGGGCGACCGATTTACTTCGCGTCGGAGCCTCGGATGTTGCTTGAGAACCTGTCACCAAGTCGAGGGGAGAGCCGCAGGAGCGTTGGCGCCGAAGCCGTGGAGAGGCGGCTGCTGGACATCTGCCACTCTCGTGGCGAAGAAGCCCTGAGCCAGTTGCGAGAGCGCGCGCGTGAGCTCGTGCCCGAACTGGGCCTCGAGGACGAGTTTTCCCAACTCGACGGCTTGGTGGGCAGCATCCTGAACTCTCGCCCGAGCGTTCTGACCACTCGAGAGGGAAAGGCTCTGACCGCGGCCATCCCTTACGACAGTGCGCGCTTGGAGCTATTCGAGAACTTCGCCCAACGCTTGCGCGCCGTCCCATTGCCCATCCCTGCCTCGTCGCTGACCACGGACCGTGCTCGGCGAAACTTCGCTTTTCTGGAGTCCTACTTCTCCAACTTCATCGAAGGAACGGAGTTTGCCGTCGAGGAAGCGCGCGGCTTCGTGCTGGAGGGCGTTCCGGTGGTGGCGCGACCCAAGGACTCGCACGACATCATCGGCGTGTTCGAGCAGGCGCTCAGCCCCACTTGGTCCACGCTTACGTTGCCCGCGGGCGAGCCGGTGCTCGAGCAGCTGCGCGCACGTCACAAAAAGCAGATGGAGAACCGGCCTGAGGTGGGCCCAGGGGAGTTCAAGCTGGTTGCCAATCGAGCAGGCAACACAGAGTTTGTGCTGCCGCCACTGGTGAGAGGAACCTTGGTTGAAGGGAGCAAGCTGCTATTGAGCGTCCCTGAGGGAACAGCTCGTGCGCTTTTGGCAATGTTCCTTGTAGCCGAAGTGCATCCCTTCAATGACGGCAATGGACGCCTGGCTCGCTTGGTCATGAACGCAGAACTGTCCGCCGTCGACGGTTGCCGCATCATCGTGCCGACGCTGTATCGCGAGGAGTACCTGGACTGCTTGCGCGTGCTGACCCGCGAAGGCGACCCAGCCCCATTCATCAAAGTCATGTGCCACATCCATGACTGGACATCCCGCTTCAGCTATGACGACATTGACCAGGTCATTTCGGACATGCGGCGCTGCAACGCCTTCGAGCGTTCGCGGAACCAATTTGAGCTCCTGATGCCCTAG
- a CDS encoding DoxX family protein encodes MTSDHIGKLLLRATLGGLMLFHGAAKILNGTAGIERMLSAAGLPAAFANLVLVGEVLAPALLLLGLFTRPAAIVIAVNMVVAVLLAHTSHLFALGKSGGWSLELQAFFFLTAVVIAVFGAGKYRIGVQRKAWWA; translated from the coding sequence ATGACCTCAGACCACATCGGAAAACTTCTTCTTCGCGCAACCCTGGGCGGCCTCATGCTCTTCCACGGTGCCGCAAAGATTCTCAACGGCACCGCCGGAATTGAGCGCATGCTGTCGGCAGCTGGACTGCCGGCGGCGTTCGCCAACCTCGTCCTCGTCGGTGAAGTGCTCGCTCCCGCGCTTTTGCTCCTGGGTCTGTTCACCCGCCCCGCGGCGATTGTGATTGCCGTCAACATGGTCGTCGCCGTACTACTGGCCCACACGAGTCACCTCTTCGCGCTCGGCAAGTCGGGCGGCTGGTCGCTCGAGCTGCAGGCCTTCTTCTTCCTGACCGCTGTTGTCATCGCCGTGTTCGGCGCTGGCAAGTACCGTATCGGCGTACAGCGCAAGGCGTGGTGGGCATGA
- a CDS encoding DUF3223 domain-containing protein, giving the protein MAKPIQLSNGRTWPTQRAALDHFKAMLARYSDDERVDNRMDHLDLVALLDRFDLSVTDDAPKTGAGARYFMRRLNVGDGYSSSGFWLARIDAEPTDFSYIAALKGTPRSDAKEFYDTCMATVRPVLTEAKLEFFAAHAGLDGQVPCEVTDEMLTPEQALIDHAWPTFGQIVGAFRVHQGWATEIPATAIRAPHGDERQSSFSDHVVAQAFCDFHRSVATLRVISARGGPAMEAEKRRTVVKRPVPLPPRP; this is encoded by the coding sequence GTGGCGAAACCGATTCAGCTATCCAACGGCCGAACCTGGCCAACACAGCGGGCAGCCCTAGACCATTTCAAGGCGATGCTGGCGCGCTATTCGGACGACGAACGCGTCGACAACCGGATGGACCATCTCGACTTGGTTGCGCTCCTAGACCGCTTCGACCTTTCGGTTACCGACGACGCTCCGAAGACCGGCGCCGGCGCGCGCTACTTCATGCGCAGGCTCAACGTCGGAGATGGCTACAGCTCTTCAGGCTTCTGGCTCGCCCGCATCGACGCCGAGCCGACTGACTTCAGCTACATCGCTGCCCTCAAGGGAACGCCACGCTCGGACGCGAAGGAGTTCTACGACACCTGCATGGCCACGGTGCGGCCTGTGCTGACCGAAGCAAAGCTTGAGTTTTTCGCTGCCCACGCAGGCTTGGACGGACAGGTGCCCTGCGAGGTGACGGATGAGATGCTCACGCCAGAGCAAGCATTGATTGACCATGCATGGCCAACGTTCGGCCAAATCGTCGGTGCATTCAGAGTCCATCAGGGATGGGCGACCGAGATTCCGGCAACGGCAATCCGCGCGCCTCACGGGGACGAGCGCCAAAGCTCGTTCTCCGACCACGTTGTTGCGCAGGCGTTCTGCGATTTTCATCGCAGCGTCGCGACGCTCCGAGTGATTTCCGCACGGGGTGGTCCGGCGATGGAGGCTGAGAAGCGCAGAACAGTTGTCAAGCGCCCCGTCCCGCTCCCGCCGCGACCGTAG
- a CDS encoding DUF4166 domain-containing protein, producing MYERAMGPSFTTLDPEVRLFHTLAGCHELRGAVETEAPSTLAGKLLARMLGTPRRQNHGSLVFSLDASPTTEHWTRRFPASAMSSTLRLDTPGIVEQLGTARMAFQLEAVEGKLVMRLRQLWFAGIRCPTWLMPRVTAEETGTANRLNFHVRATVPGAGLVVAYRGYLVLPTQEAT from the coding sequence ATGTATGAACGCGCGATGGGGCCGAGCTTCACCACGCTCGACCCGGAGGTGCGGCTCTTCCATACGCTCGCGGGCTGCCACGAGCTGCGCGGCGCCGTTGAGACCGAGGCACCCAGCACGCTGGCCGGCAAGCTGCTTGCCCGAATGCTCGGTACACCGCGTCGTCAGAATCACGGGTCGCTGGTATTCAGCCTGGACGCCTCGCCGACAACCGAGCACTGGACGCGGAGGTTTCCCGCCTCAGCGATGAGCTCAACGTTGCGACTCGACACGCCAGGCATCGTCGAGCAGCTGGGCACTGCGCGCATGGCGTTCCAACTGGAAGCTGTGGAGGGCAAGCTCGTCATGCGCCTGCGGCAACTGTGGTTTGCAGGCATTCGCTGCCCCACGTGGCTCATGCCGCGCGTCACCGCGGAAGAAACGGGGACGGCGAACAGGCTGAACTTTCATGTGCGCGCCACTGTGCCGGGCGCGGGCCTGGTTGTCGCGTATCGAGGCTACCTCGTGCTTCCCACCCAGGAGGCGACGTGA
- a CDS encoding thiol-disulfide oxidoreductase DCC family protein, with protein sequence MIVVFDAQCLLCNGWVQFLLKHDKDAVFQFASIQGETGRRLLATAGLKVSGLETLLLVDGTQTWQHTAAILRVLHVVGGAWRLAWAAWLVPAPVRDAVYRFVARNRYRIFGRSAVCLVPSPLHAERFLT encoded by the coding sequence GTGATTGTCGTCTTCGACGCACAGTGCCTCCTGTGCAATGGTTGGGTCCAGTTCCTCCTGAAGCACGACAAGGACGCCGTGTTCCAGTTCGCTTCGATACAAGGCGAGACCGGGCGGCGCCTGCTGGCGACAGCCGGGCTGAAGGTCAGTGGACTGGAAACACTTCTGCTTGTGGACGGGACGCAGACTTGGCAGCATACGGCGGCCATCCTGCGCGTGCTTCACGTAGTCGGCGGGGCATGGCGGCTCGCGTGGGCGGCGTGGCTGGTGCCTGCACCGGTTCGGGATGCAGTCTACCGCTTTGTCGCCCGCAACCGTTACCGAATCTTTGGCCGCTCCGCGGTCTGCCTGGTTCCGTCACCGCTCCACGCCGAGCGATTCCTTACCTGA
- a CDS encoding AAA family ATPase, translating to MYTSISFTGLKRSPLFGYAAQLPFFAGRKKLDFKPGLNILFGPNGCGKTTVLRILSDTMCATQGGVSAITEESLRSTIEAPFQKAAVDGIGLKVTHDGQPAVFVDSRKQIGVSGGSFDDDFLREGIMSKLSEREASHGQVSVQRINRALAILAGKAKMPTDIVRKVGAGNLNSVWKPKLELIERRMAASIEPGQPSILLDEPESNFSIEWQSQLWHAFAQERSTASFQIIVATHSVFALGISGANYVEFTLGALAKAKDALLAKARGLSAEPTA from the coding sequence ATGTACACATCTATTTCGTTCACCGGCCTCAAAAGGTCCCCGCTGTTCGGCTACGCGGCCCAGCTTCCATTTTTTGCTGGACGCAAGAAGCTTGACTTCAAGCCGGGCCTGAACATTCTTTTCGGCCCCAACGGTTGCGGCAAGACCACAGTCCTGCGCATCCTCAGCGACACGATGTGCGCCACACAAGGTGGGGTATCCGCCATCACAGAGGAGTCGCTGCGCTCGACCATCGAGGCACCGTTCCAAAAGGCGGCCGTGGACGGCATCGGGCTCAAGGTGACACACGACGGGCAGCCCGCGGTGTTCGTCGACAGCCGGAAGCAAATTGGCGTCAGTGGGGGCTCCTTCGATGACGACTTTCTGAGGGAGGGCATCATGTCGAAGCTTTCGGAACGCGAGGCCAGCCACGGCCAGGTGTCGGTCCAGCGCATCAATAGGGCCCTCGCTATCCTGGCGGGGAAAGCCAAGATGCCGACGGATATCGTCCGAAAGGTGGGCGCCGGCAACCTGAACAGTGTCTGGAAGCCCAAGCTGGAATTGATTGAGCGGAGAATGGCCGCGTCCATCGAGCCCGGGCAACCGAGCATTCTGCTCGACGAACCGGAGAGCAACTTCTCGATTGAGTGGCAATCACAGCTGTGGCATGCGTTTGCCCAGGAGCGCTCTACGGCGAGCTTTCAAATCATCGTGGCCACGCATTCGGTTTTTGCGCTGGGCATTTCCGGCGCGAACTACGTTGAATTCACGCTTGGCGCGCTAGCTAAAGCTAAGGACGCACTACTTGCAAAGGCGCGCGGCTTGAGCGCCGAGCCCACTGCTTAA
- a CDS encoding HD domain-containing protein, whose translation MSETNTLAAAKAHTKKYVSILRSRLLGAGKVDPSWYLAVDALECSIEVHADQIRKGTGGPYIIHPVEATMYVMTLPDLIKPIETIAVTLLHDAMEDGNLRYNEFVSRFGSEVADGVEAISKVVDGVKKTPAEYKAGLARSRTASIAKPADRGNNQNTMGEAWPPEKQLSYVQEAEEEILPMIKIARRRFCQQELAYENAKLLLRTQISMVRAMHKQYAA comes from the coding sequence ATGTCCGAAACCAACACGCTAGCTGCCGCGAAGGCCCACACCAAGAAGTACGTCTCAATCCTGCGCTCGCGCCTCCTGGGCGCCGGCAAGGTCGACCCCTCCTGGTACCTTGCCGTTGACGCGCTCGAGTGCTCGATTGAGGTCCATGCGGACCAGATTCGAAAAGGCACCGGCGGCCCGTACATCATCCACCCGGTGGAAGCGACGATGTACGTCATGACGCTGCCGGACCTCATCAAGCCCATCGAGACCATCGCGGTGACATTGCTGCATGACGCCATGGAGGACGGGAACCTTCGCTACAACGAATTCGTGAGTCGATTCGGCTCCGAAGTCGCTGATGGCGTCGAAGCCATCAGCAAGGTAGTTGACGGGGTCAAGAAGACGCCGGCGGAGTATAAAGCCGGCCTGGCGAGGTCCCGAACGGCCAGCATCGCGAAGCCGGCAGACCGCGGAAATAACCAGAACACGATGGGCGAGGCCTGGCCGCCTGAGAAGCAGCTCAGTTATGTGCAGGAAGCGGAGGAAGAGATTCTTCCCATGATTAAGATTGCTCGGCGCCGCTTCTGCCAGCAAGAGCTGGCGTACGAGAATGCGAAGCTTCTGTTGCGGACGCAGATTTCGATGGTTCGCGCGATGCACAAGCAATACGCCGCCTAA
- a CDS encoding phosphoadenosine phosphosulfate reductase domain-containing protein, protein MAKDVEFVIRGLLEEGRAVLVAFSSGKDSSLVLALALNAALALKRSGGDVPPILITHGDTGIENPTISALAMREMEKARQFGLAHGITVVAEVARPSLNDSWAVSVLSGRKLPTFANAASRDCTVGYKVLPMARLRKKLLARFKKHAAAAVTLLGTRFEESTGRAARMEERGESATRPWSKNGQLFLSPIAFWTTDDVWEALGHIRRGALEAFTNARDVFEVYAAGGGSSCAVVADMATEGVKKSRACGARFGCSLCAAVGRDKSLEAMIESDPGYAWLRGLNRIQRFIVDTQYDFDRRSWLQRQSDGNGFLVVKPDTYSPAMLAELLRYCLTADAEERVAARRVGSSPRFQLVSPSAVVAIDASWGLQGQFERPFTAVEIWLDVHVRGRRYHPPENLVAFPPRGVPKERFLWVGTDWGAGENLDFLGLRDVVREMVHQDGTPNTTLKNGRQVLRAHEAELFDVDEEAAEEFLTWEAEHKVEQSRRLDLAGTASYFYYAGLGLISTSKRHLGMLDEVVRRTNWKRDIGLCGSGAAAKAKALSISREKRDEHLSEAARGAKSSVPDRSLHEQGQLKINPS, encoded by the coding sequence ATGGCCAAAGACGTTGAGTTCGTGATTCGTGGATTGCTGGAGGAAGGCCGTGCGGTGTTGGTCGCCTTTTCGAGCGGAAAGGATTCATCGCTGGTCTTGGCGCTGGCCCTAAACGCAGCCCTCGCCCTAAAGCGGTCCGGCGGCGATGTGCCACCAATCCTGATTACGCACGGGGATACCGGCATTGAGAACCCAACAATTTCTGCGCTGGCAATGCGAGAAATGGAAAAGGCCAGGCAATTTGGCCTTGCGCACGGTATCACCGTGGTCGCGGAGGTCGCACGACCGTCGCTCAACGACTCCTGGGCCGTCTCCGTCCTCTCCGGGCGCAAGCTGCCCACCTTCGCCAATGCGGCATCCCGCGACTGCACGGTCGGCTACAAGGTGCTCCCGATGGCCCGCCTTCGAAAGAAGTTGCTCGCCCGATTCAAGAAGCACGCTGCCGCGGCGGTCACACTGCTCGGCACCCGCTTTGAGGAGTCGACGGGCAGAGCTGCCCGGATGGAGGAACGAGGCGAGTCAGCGACGCGCCCCTGGTCGAAGAATGGCCAGTTGTTCCTCAGTCCAATCGCGTTCTGGACTACTGATGACGTCTGGGAGGCCTTGGGCCATATACGCAGGGGCGCTCTTGAAGCGTTCACCAACGCGCGAGACGTCTTCGAGGTCTACGCCGCTGGCGGGGGTTCATCGTGCGCTGTAGTGGCCGACATGGCAACAGAAGGGGTCAAGAAGTCACGCGCCTGCGGAGCGAGGTTCGGGTGCTCCCTGTGCGCGGCCGTTGGGCGCGACAAGTCGCTGGAAGCGATGATTGAATCGGACCCGGGCTACGCCTGGCTGCGTGGCTTGAATCGGATTCAGCGGTTCATCGTCGACACGCAGTACGACTTCGACCGCAGAAGTTGGCTGCAGCGCCAGTCCGATGGGAACGGGTTCCTTGTCGTCAAGCCGGACACCTACTCGCCGGCCATGCTTGCGGAGCTCCTACGCTACTGCCTCACGGCCGATGCCGAAGAGCGGGTGGCAGCGCGCCGCGTCGGCTCAAGTCCGCGGTTCCAGCTGGTATCTCCCTCTGCAGTGGTGGCAATCGACGCGAGTTGGGGCCTGCAGGGCCAGTTTGAGCGGCCATTTACAGCGGTGGAGATTTGGCTCGACGTGCATGTGCGTGGACGCCGGTACCATCCCCCTGAGAATCTGGTCGCCTTCCCGCCCCGCGGCGTACCGAAGGAGCGCTTTCTATGGGTGGGCACGGACTGGGGAGCCGGCGAGAACCTGGACTTTCTAGGGCTGCGGGACGTTGTACGAGAGATGGTGCACCAGGATGGCACCCCTAACACGACGCTCAAAAACGGGCGCCAAGTCCTGCGCGCCCACGAGGCGGAACTCTTTGACGTTGACGAGGAAGCGGCTGAGGAGTTTCTTACCTGGGAAGCCGAGCACAAGGTTGAGCAGTCCAGGCGCCTGGACCTTGCGGGGACCGCCTCCTATTTCTACTACGCCGGCCTGGGGCTCATCTCGACCTCCAAGCGGCACCTGGGCATGCTCGACGAGGTCGTGCGCAGAACCAACTGGAAGCGGGACATCGGCCTGTGCGGTTCGGGCGCCGCGGCCAAGGCAAAGGCGCTCTCCATTTCCCGCGAGAAGCGCGACGAACACCTTTCCGAAGCAGCCCGGGGCGCGAAATCCTCGGTCCCCGACCGCTCCCTACACGAGCAAGGCCAACTTAAAATCAACCCGTCATGA
- a CDS encoding cation:proton antiporter: protein MTAFQGAGLLFTVISVFGVINHRYLKLPDTLGITAVGLMLCLGLSILGTGHPEMVAQAQKLVTQIDFSEVVFHGLLSLLLFAGALHVDVSRLRAHRAPVFLLATVGVVISTAVVGFGLYLVASLFGSPISLLWCLVFGALISPTDPIAVLSVLKSAGAPPALESKIAGEALFNDGTAVVTFVTLLGLAAGTTHFSLGEVAVTLAREVIGALLLGVAVGYGASLMVSRVESYPVEILITLAVATAGYSLAELLHVSAPLAVVIMGLVLGSHGATKSMTAKTREHLFNFWSLLDELLNLLLFGLIGLQMIAVSLKANVVYLGLAAIPVVLTARFLSVAAPLSALRGFHAMSPHAAKVMTWGGLRGGISIALALSLPVFEGRDLIIGVTYIVVVFSLLVQATTLGPLVKRLGRSCSGE from the coding sequence ATGACCGCCTTCCAAGGAGCAGGACTCCTCTTCACCGTCATCTCCGTCTTCGGTGTCATCAACCATCGATACCTGAAGCTGCCCGACACTCTGGGCATCACGGCAGTTGGATTGATGCTTTGCCTTGGCCTGTCCATTCTTGGGACGGGCCACCCTGAGATGGTGGCTCAGGCTCAGAAGCTGGTGACCCAGATTGACTTCTCAGAGGTAGTCTTCCACGGCTTGCTCTCCTTGCTTTTGTTTGCAGGGGCGCTTCACGTCGACGTCTCGCGCCTGCGTGCCCACAGGGCTCCCGTCTTTCTACTGGCGACGGTCGGAGTCGTCATCTCCACGGCCGTAGTCGGGTTCGGCCTTTACTTGGTCGCAAGCCTGTTCGGTAGCCCCATCAGCTTGTTGTGGTGCCTCGTGTTCGGTGCCCTCATCTCTCCGACTGACCCGATTGCTGTGTTGAGCGTGTTGAAGAGCGCTGGTGCGCCGCCGGCACTGGAGTCAAAAATCGCGGGCGAGGCTCTCTTCAACGACGGCACAGCTGTCGTGACGTTCGTAACGCTGCTCGGCCTCGCGGCCGGCACAACACATTTCTCGTTGGGTGAGGTTGCAGTGACGCTCGCACGCGAGGTCATCGGTGCCCTGCTCCTAGGAGTGGCTGTGGGATACGGAGCCTCCTTGATGGTCTCCCGCGTGGAGAGCTACCCGGTCGAAATCCTCATCACCCTCGCTGTTGCCACGGCCGGCTACAGCCTTGCCGAGCTCCTGCATGTTTCCGCGCCCCTGGCTGTGGTCATCATGGGGCTCGTGCTTGGCAGTCACGGTGCAACAAAAAGCATGACTGCAAAGACGCGTGAGCATCTGTTCAACTTCTGGTCCCTGTTGGATGAGCTGCTGAACCTGTTGCTTTTCGGGCTCATCGGGCTCCAGATGATTGCGGTGTCGCTCAAGGCAAATGTGGTCTACCTGGGCCTCGCCGCCATCCCGGTCGTTCTCACGGCGCGATTCCTCAGCGTTGCTGCACCTTTGTCGGCGCTGAGGGGCTTTCACGCCATGAGCCCTCACGCAGCCAAGGTGATGACCTGGGGTGGTCTGCGGGGCGGCATTTCGATTGCGTTGGCCCTCTCTCTGCCGGTGTTCGAAGGCCGCGACCTCATCATAGGCGTGACCTACATCGTCGTGGTCTTCAGCCTGCTGGTCCAGGCGACGACCCTCGGGCCGCTCGTCAAGCGGCTAGGGCGCTCCTGCTCCGGCGAGTAG
- a CDS encoding phosphopantothenoylcysteine decarboxylase: MTIHIFGGGTIMHVRSHMALCAPAKGGTARKLAELLRGKGASCELHLTGMADPDSSMDTNDDVEAELRRVLALPETQAIVFNVALCDMNGQIGDVKSGKYAERLQTRKVPEGGLVMKLRPTSKVLGLVKELRPDVLAVGFKTTAGQAPEVQVQRAAVMAQQHGLPLVFANDVVTRYNMVIPFLAEPAGEPWPLYAGDNRESALGHLADLVLLGLKHG, from the coding sequence ATGACTATCCACATCTTCGGCGGCGGAACCATCATGCATGTCCGCAGCCACATGGCGCTATGTGCGCCGGCGAAGGGCGGAACGGCCAGGAAGCTTGCCGAACTCCTTAGAGGCAAAGGCGCCTCCTGCGAGCTCCACCTCACGGGCATGGCGGACCCTGACAGTTCGATGGATACCAACGACGACGTCGAGGCAGAGCTCCGCCGGGTCCTCGCGCTACCGGAGACACAGGCAATCGTGTTCAACGTTGCGCTCTGCGACATGAACGGCCAGATTGGTGACGTGAAGTCTGGCAAGTACGCCGAGCGCCTCCAAACCAGAAAGGTCCCGGAGGGCGGGCTCGTGATGAAATTGCGGCCAACCTCAAAGGTCTTGGGCCTCGTCAAAGAGCTGCGCCCGGACGTGTTGGCAGTTGGGTTCAAGACGACCGCGGGGCAGGCTCCGGAGGTGCAGGTGCAGCGTGCTGCTGTGATGGCGCAGCAGCATGGGCTGCCACTTGTGTTCGCCAACGACGTTGTGACGCGATACAACATGGTCATTCCCTTCCTGGCGGAGCCCGCCGGCGAGCCTTGGCCGCTTTACGCAGGCGACAACCGAGAATCGGCGCTCGGGCACCTGGCTGACCTCGTTCTGCTGGGCCTCAAACATGGCTAA
- the argC gene encoding N-acetyl-gamma-glutamyl-phosphate reductase, giving the protein MAKPLVAVDGASGTVGLTLMARLAGRDDIEVTPLGSKTPADERQAVLERASVAVLCLPEAAARAAVASAPKGLRILDASPAHRTAEGWVYGLPELSKDQPGAIRHADRVANPGCYATGAILLLRPFAKELADADYPVSVTAVGGYTSGGKKMIEAFAADPFGYRLYGLDLNHRHVPEIVRFAQLKSTPVFMPAVAGYARGTLVQVPLHLTALGLRLEEVVERLQGAYRLTRVHVDVDTDTRHLDARCTGTNDEDGVFVSVHPSVDSSCLVLSAAFDNLGKGAAGAALNNVLLMLGSSLPFAGTNGRRS; this is encoded by the coding sequence ATGGCTAAGCCGCTCGTCGCTGTAGACGGCGCATCCGGGACCGTAGGGCTCACGCTTATGGCACGCCTCGCCGGCCGGGATGACATCGAGGTCACTCCCCTTGGCAGCAAAACGCCGGCCGACGAGAGACAGGCAGTCCTCGAGCGGGCGTCGGTAGCGGTGTTGTGCCTGCCCGAAGCAGCCGCGCGCGCCGCAGTCGCTTCCGCCCCGAAGGGGCTGCGCATCCTTGACGCCAGTCCAGCTCACCGAACCGCCGAGGGCTGGGTATACGGCCTGCCAGAGCTCTCCAAGGACCAGCCTGGCGCCATCCGACATGCCGACCGTGTGGCCAACCCGGGCTGCTACGCGACGGGGGCGATTTTGCTGCTTCGACCGTTCGCCAAGGAGCTGGCAGACGCCGATTACCCCGTCAGCGTCACCGCCGTGGGCGGGTATACGTCTGGTGGCAAGAAGATGATTGAAGCCTTCGCGGCGGACCCGTTCGGGTACCGACTGTACGGGCTCGACCTCAACCACCGGCACGTCCCGGAAATCGTGCGGTTCGCGCAGCTCAAGAGCACGCCAGTTTTCATGCCAGCCGTGGCAGGGTATGCCCGAGGAACCTTGGTGCAGGTGCCGCTGCACCTGACAGCCCTGGGGCTGCGCCTTGAAGAGGTCGTAGAGCGGCTGCAAGGCGCCTACAGGCTGACGCGTGTCCACGTCGACGTGGACACGGATACGCGCCACTTAGATGCCCGCTGCACGGGAACGAACGACGAAGATGGTGTTTTCGTTTCGGTTCATCCGAGCGTCGATAGTTCGTGCTTGGTGCTATCGGCCGCATTTGACAACCTCGGCAAAGGTGCTGCCGGCGCCGCCTTGAACAACGTACTCCTAATGCTTGGAAGCAGCCTCCCTTTCGCCGGGACCAACGGCCGCCGAAGCTGA